The following nucleotide sequence is from Saccharothrix texasensis.
ACGATCAGCGCGTACACCATCGCCTTCGGCGGGTTCCTGCTGCTCGGCGGGCGGTGCGCCGACCTGCTCGGCCGCCGCAACGTCTTCTACGTCGGCCTCGCCCTCTACGCGCTCGGATCGCTGCTCGGCGGTGTCGCGCAGAACCCGTTCCTGCTGCTGGCCGCACGCGCCGTGCAAGGACTCGGCGGCGCGGTCCTCGCACCCGCCACGCTGTCGTTGATCACCACCGCGTTCGCAGAGGGGCCCGAGCGCAACCGCGCGCTGGGCATCTGGGGCGCCGCCGGGTCGAGCGGCATGGTGCTGGGCTCGCTGCTCGGCGGCGTCCTCACCCAGTGGCTGGGGTGGCGCGCGGTGTTCTTCGTGAACCTGCCGATCGTCGTGCTGGTCGCGCTGCTCGCCGCCGCCTCCATCCCCCGGGACGCCAACACCGCGCGGACCCTGCGCTCCTTCGACATCCCCGGCGCGGTGACCATCACCGCCGCGTCCACCCTGCTGGTGCTCGGCCTCGTGCAGGGCCCCGCGGTCGGGTGGTCGGCACCGGTGACGGTCGTCAGCCTGGTCGCGGCGGCCGTGCTCTTGGCGGTGTTCGCGGTGATCGAGTCGCGCACCCGCGAACCGTTGATCCCGCTGAGCGTGCTGCGCCACCGCAACCTCGTGCTCGGGACGGGGATCGCGTTCGCCTTCATGGCGACCGTCGGGGCGATCCCGTACTTCTTGACCACCCTGCTGCAGGACGTGTACGACTACAGCGCGTTCAAGACGGGGCTGGCGTTCATCCTTCCGTGTGCCGGCGTGCTGGTGGGCACCGTGCTCGGCGGCAAGCTGGCGTCGACGATCGGCCTGCGGGCCATGCTCACGGCCTCGATGGTCGTCGCGGGCGCGGGCATCGTGCTGTTCGCCGTGCTGCTGCGCGTCGACGGCTCGTTCCTCGACCTCGTTCCCGGCATCGTCGTGTTCAGCGTGATGCAGGGCGTCATCTTCACCGGCATGTACGCGGCGGCGACCTCCGGTCTGCCCGACGAGCAACAGGGCCTGGCCTCCGGGGTGGCTTCGAGCGGCCAGCAGATCGGTGGCGCTGTCGGCCTCGCCGTGCTGGTGGCCTTCTCCGGAGCCGCCGCGACGGGCAGCAGTCCGGACGCCGACGTCGTGGACGGCGCGCAGGTCGCCTCCTATGTCGCCGCGGGCATCATCGTGGTCGCCGCGCTGCTCGGGGCGGCGCTGCGGGTCAAGCGGATCCCCGCCGTTGTCGCGTCGGCTCCGATCGAGGCCCAGCGCGACTCGAAGGCGGCGTCGTGACGACCACGTCGGTGTGCCGGCCGCGTGCGTGGTCCGGGAACCGGCGAGCGGAAGCACGCGTATGACGGCGACCACCGCGAATCGCCTGCGCGTCGGGATCGTCGGGTTGAGCGCGACGGGTGGGTGGGCGGCACGCGCGCACGCGCCGGCGATCAGCAGCGGTGATCGCTTCACCCTGGTCGGGACCTGCGCCGGCACAGCGGAGTCCGCCGCGGCGGCAGCCGCGAAGTACGGCCTGCCGGTCGCGACGTCGTCCCCCGCGGAACTGGCCGCCGACCACCGGGTCGACGTGATCGTCGTGGCCGTGCGGGTCCCCCTGCACGAGGAG
It contains:
- a CDS encoding MFS transporter, producing MSNPALALTALAIAQLTIGLDYNIVFVALPDISTIGFDAHQLQWTISAYTIAFGGFLLLGGRCADLLGRRNVFYVGLALYALGSLLGGVAQNPFLLLAARAVQGLGGAVLAPATLSLITTAFAEGPERNRALGIWGAAGSSGMVLGSLLGGVLTQWLGWRAVFFVNLPIVVLVALLAAASIPRDANTARTLRSFDIPGAVTITAASTLLVLGLVQGPAVGWSAPVTVVSLVAAAVLLAVFAVIESRTREPLIPLSVLRHRNLVLGTGIAFAFMATVGAIPYFLTTLLQDVYDYSAFKTGLAFILPCAGVLVGTVLGGKLASTIGLRAMLTASMVVAGAGIVLFAVLLRVDGSFLDLVPGIVVFSVMQGVIFTGMYAAATSGLPDEQQGLASGVASSGQQIGGAVGLAVLVAFSGAAATGSSPDADVVDGAQVASYVAAGIIVVAALLGAALRVKRIPAVVASAPIEAQRDSKAAS